Genomic DNA from Alkalihalobacterium alkalinitrilicum:
TCCGCCATAAAGTATTCATTTGTGTAGTACCTCTCTAATTCGTATCTCTCACTAATTAAACTACTTACTTCAAGAATATCAAGTGTGTCGATCATGTTTTGTTCGGACATATAACCATAAGGTACATCATCAAAAGCGGCAATCTCTTCAAATAGTTCAATTTGAAGAAGAACAATTTCTTCATCGACTGCTTCTGGGAATAAATCTTTCACAATGGCAACAGCTTCTTCTTTATTTTCAAATGTATAGGCAAATGCTTCATCTAGGGCAGCTAAGAAACGCTTCGTTGTATTTGGGTTCCCATCTAGAAATCTAGTATTTCCAATGATTGATAAACCAGCTAAATCATAACCAAAGTCTGCTAAGTATAACGGTGTTAGTTCCACACCTAATTCCTTTTCAAAGATTGGATATTCATTTGACGAAAAGATCGCTACAGCATCGACTTCCTTATTTAAAAATAATCCATTTCGCGCTGAACTTTCCACTTGAACTGGGGTCACTGCTGAATCATCGACTCCATTGCTTTCCAAGAAAAATGGATAAATATTTGTAAATGTTGAAGCAATCGACATCGCAATCCTTTTTCCTTCTAAATCTTTCGGAGTTTCTACTGGTGTCTCTGGGTGAGAAGCAATAATAATGGGGGAACGAGTAGTATAAGTTGCAATCATCCGAATAGGCATTCCTTCAGCTATACCTTGAGAAGGCTCAACTGTTGACGTAACTCCAAAATCATCTTGCCCTTGCGCAATGGCTTGCATCGTATTCGTTGATCCATTCCCTTCTAACACTTCAACATTCAAACCGTATTTTTCAAATATACCTTTTTCCACCGCGACATAAAAAGGTGAGAACTCGCCTTTAAAGCGCCAGTTCAGACGCAATGTAATATCAGTGACTTCTGGCTCTCCTAAAATTTCAGTATCACCATTAGTTTCTCCCGATCCTACTTCTTCATCAGGCTCAGTAGCAACAGAACCAGAGCTCGTATCATTAGAAGAACCACATGCAACAAGGAAAAATACAGTAGCTATCATCAAAACAAATAGTTGAATAGATTTTTTCATTTTTGACCCTCCTCGATTAACTCTAGACATTAAGCTTCAGCCAAAATTCCTTGCGTTTTAAAAATACTGCGGATAACTCCTACTTGCTTACTAAATTCAGGATGTAGCCTTGAATCACCATTTCTTGGCACAGGTAATTCAATCGGAATTTCCTTTAAAATGGTTCCAGGTCTTTCTGACATGACAACAACTCGATTCGATAGGAACACGGCCTCTTCAATACTATGGGTAATGAAGATCGTCGTGAATCCGTACTTATTCGAAAGTTTCAACAAATCGTACATCATTTGTTCTCTAGTTAGCGCATCTAATGCTCCGAACGGCTCATCCATTAACAAAAGCTTCGGATCTTGAATTAACGCTCGGCAAATCGAAACTCTTTGCCTCATTCCACCAGATAGCTCATGGGGATATTTATCTTCAAAACCTTTGAGACCAACTGCTTCCAATAAATCCATCGCTTTCGATTTATTCGTTTGACGATTAGGACGATCAAACCATGTTAATCCCTTTACTTCAAGAGGAAATAATACATTTTCTAAGATGGTTCGCCACGCAAGTAATACGTCCTTTTGGAAAACAACAGCAGCACCTTCTGCAATTTTTTTAAGTGGTTTATCATTGATATGGACTTTTCCACTTGTTGGTTTATCTAGGCCGGCGATGATTCGCATGATTGTACTTTTCCCACATCCACTTGGACCAACAACCGATACAAATTCCCCAGGTTCAACAGCTAAATGAATACTACGTAAGGCTTGGACTGATCCAGTTTTCGTGTTAAAAATCTTCTCGACATGTGAGAGGGCTAATTTCGTAGACATTTATTTTCCTCCTCCTGCTTTATTGGCATGGTACCAAGGCATAAATACTTTCTCCATCAGATGCACAAAGAAGAATAATAACATTCCGATTATGGCAAGTGTTAGTAGTGTGGCAAATACGAGTGGCGTATCAAGTCTAGCATTAGCCGTGAGTTGTAAATAACCTAGGCCTCGCTCAGAAGCAACGAACTCTCCAACAATCGCACCAACGACAGCTAGTGTAATCCCTACTTTAAATCCACCAAATAAATGCGGAAGAGCATTCGGTAACCGTAAGTAAAAAAAGATTTTCCATTCAGAAATACCTATTGACTTCCCTAAATCATGCATATCCTTATCCAGTGACCGAAAACCGACGACCGAATTGATGACGATAGGGAAAAATGAAATTAAGCAAGCGAGTATAACCTTTGTTGTTAAACCGTAGCCAAACCAGATCACTAAAATCGGTGCAATGGATACCATCGGAATACATTGAATTCCAATAAGTATAGGGTAAAGTGAGTTTGCTAAATAGCGAGAATACACAATAGAGACCGCTAACGGGACACCGATGACTAAACTTAAACCAAATCCGAGTAGCACCTCTGTTAAAGTAGTGAGAGAGTGATTGAATAACATATGAAAATCCGTTATAAAACGACCAATAATATCGACAGGAGAAGGTAAAATATATCTCGGTATCTCAAGCAAGCTTGTTAGAAATTGCCATATTGAAAGTAGACCCACTAACGTTAACGTTGCCCAAAGCGATTGAGGAAGATGGATCTTTCTTTTTTCCTTTTTATAAGATTGATTTATGACATCTACTTCAGGTTTTGTCTGCATCTTGACCCTCCTTTCAATTTTTCCTCAGAAGAAATGAATTCCTCTCCTCTATAATGGCTTCAGCCAATAGCTCTGTGTTCGTTAACCCTTCTTCTAACTTAAAGTGGTTAGCTACTTGATTGAGCGCTTGTTTAACTCTTGGATGATTCGGTGCTGTTTTTAACCAACTTATAATCTGGTTGATTTCCTGTGGTTCATAGAACCGCGATACATAGGCGAGTAGCTGACCATATTGCAGCATGTTCCCGCTACCGAGTGGATTAAAATAGTCTCTTAAATTATCCGAGCCAAGCTGAATTTTAACACCAGCTGCTGCCAACTCTTTGACTCTCGTTAATGACCTAGTCGCAATCGCGGTTGGACAAGTTGTTACAGTCATGCCCGAGTGGGCCACAGCAGCAATCGTGTCGATTGCGAGATCATCATCGACATTTGCGAGTGAGCAGCAATGAATCGCTGTCACCTTCTCGCCTAATTGTTCTTCTGTCACTCGCTTAGCTAGATACGGTAGATTAAAATCATCTGGTCTTCCCGTTTCATCAGTATGAAATTCGATCCAATCGATATCAGTTGTCTCAGCAAGGCTAAGAATTTTATCAATATGGCCCCTACCACTTTGGTCCATACTCGTGTGGCCACCGATTCCGTTTACGCCCATCGTCAATGCTTCTTTTAATAACACTTCTGTTTCAGGGAAACGATCGAAACCTTCCTGATTAAAGGCAATAAGATCGATAACGATACGATCCTTCCACTCCTGTTGCACTTCAAGTAAAGCCTCAATCGCCCGTAGTTCAAAAAGGGGATCCACATCAACATGGGTTCTAACATAAGCCGTTTGGTATTTATACATTTTTTCTAATGCAAAATTTGCCGCTTGTTTAATTTCATCTTTTGTCATTAACATCTTCGCTTCTCTTGTCCACTCTGCTCGAACTGGAGCAGGTGCATCCTTATACACGTAAGTGGGTGATAAGAAACCCTTGTCAATATGAGCGTGATAGTTCATCCAGCCTGAGAATGTCATCGAATCCCTCCTACGCGAATAATGGGTGCAACAAGATTAGATCCTTGAGGTCCTTGATGTTCTGAACCTGCCGAACATAATATTCTCGTCTCTCCAATTAAACTACCGACTACAGCATTCGCAACTGCTTTTGCTAGAATACCAGAATGCATCGCTAAAGCATCCGAATGCATCGTATGTCGTCTCCCTCTCACTTCTCCAATAGCATCCGCTCCTGCATTGACAAATACTTGAACGATCTGATCTTTTTGTTCCTCTGTTAAAAATGATATACAATCGAGCCCTGCATCCTGAAATGACTCGACTAACCCTTCTAAATCAAGAGCATCTTTCATCACACCAGCACCAATGTAAAGGTCACTCGTTGATGAACTTGAGTTCCCCATAACGATGATCCGCACTGCCACCTGTTCCTGTCCTGCCGATACAGACGTTTTTAAAGAATAGAGAGAATGATCTTCATTAATACTCGCTTCAGTTATCCCTTCTCGATCAATTTCCTTTAAAGCTACAGCTGAACCGAGAGCAGACGCTGCTTTTGCTCGACTTCCTCCAACTCCCCAAGGACATTTCACTTCCACACATTTCACATCTTCAATTGATTCAATTCCAGCTGCTTTCATTGCTTTTTCCACCGCTTCAGTAACAAGATCTAACTGCGTAAGCGTACCTATCTCATCTTTTTCTAGTACTCTTGTATCAGCAACGCCAAATGCAAATCGTTTATCACCCGTACTCGGTTTTTCATCTTCTTTTTCGATAAATAATGTATAATGTGGGGTCATTAACCCTCCTGTTTTTCCAATCATCATCATCGGGATCGTATCAAAAACTTCTTGATAACTAATACCCAATTTTTCAGATAATAATACTTGGAAAGCTAACGTCGCGTATCCTCTTGCATAACCATCTCCTTCAGTTTGAGCAATAACTGCTTTAATATTTTGAGCTTCAATCACATTTTCAGTTAGTAGTTTTTCTAGTTTTGACACATCTCCTGGATGTTCCATATCACAGCGAATTAATTGGTAATTCATGTTATACACCTCTTTTTAAATGTTGTGTTTTCTTGTATTTACATCTTATCAAGTACATAAAGAGGAGTAATTAGCATGAATTCACAAGAAATATGGGTTACTTTTTATAGATTTGTACCAATTATATGAATTGTTGTTATATTATCTCCACAATGTTGTCAGAATTCCTCCCACAATACCTCTTTCTCCCATATGTTTACAGACACAAAACGCCCATATTATTTTCACCTTTCTCCTAAAATGATTTTATATTAAGCCCTTTTTCAAAAATTCTTGTTTTCGCTATTGAACTAATCTATTTCCAAAGAGGAAACCTCACGCTACAAGGTGAAATTTTTCAATGTACTTCAGAAGCAACAGCTGAATATCATACTTAGAAAGAAAAACAAAAAGGCTGCCAATAGTCGAGTTGACTTTTTGACAGCCTTATAAATCTAATAGATATAAAGTTAAACCGTTCCTCTTGAAGGGCATACATTATATTTTCTGGATTAGGTTTATACCAGTAATCAGGACAAAAATTTCTAAAATATTATCAAGGGAAAGAAACCTTCCAAAGTACACCTTTATATATAATGGAGCCACAACGAAATAAAGACGCCAATCGCAGTTACAAACCCTACCGTTGGTCCCCCTTCTTTATAAGCCTCAGGCATCATCGTTGAAGCAAGCATCGCAATAATTGCTCCACCAGCAAGGCAACTGACAATCGCTTTAATGCTATTAGAAGCAGCTTCTAATAGTGTCGCCCCCGCTAAAGCACTTAATGCTGAGAAAAAAACAACGAGACTCCACATGACGATAATTTTTTTCTTTGAAAATCCACTTTGTCGTAAACCAACTGTACTAGAAAGACCTTCAGGAATGTTACTTATAAAAACTGAGACAACGAGAGCTAGGCTAACCGATTCACCACCGATTAAACTCATGCCAATTATCGCTGATTCAGGCAGCGTGTCCATAACACTTCCTATAAATATCCCCATCCCAGAAGTTTTTCCAACCTCCTGCTGCTCTGAATCCTTAATCAACTTTCGATCCACTCTTTTTCGCTCGTGTCCTCCCCCTTTATGAGAAATAAAATAGTCTAGTATAGTAAAGAGTAATGCTCCACCTAAAAAACCAATGGCCACTTCTTTAAAACCGCTTATTTCTAAGGATTCCTCTAATAACTCATAAGTTGTCGCACCAATTAGCGCCCCTGTCCCAAGTGCCATTATATAACCAATGATGCGTTTTGGAATTGAGAATTTCAGTGCTAATATCGCTCCAAACAATGTAGCTGATGCTGCAAGTGTCCCCCAAAAAAGGGCATTCCACATATGGAAACGCCTCCTATAAGTAAACTTGAAATAATCCAATACCATATTGAATGAAATCGTCATATTCCATTTGATACAACTCGTTGCTTCATGCTTTTCAAGAATAGGTAAGCATGCAAATTATTCCATGGCTTTTTTTTATTGTTTATAGTTTGTAAAGATTTTATGCGGGTGGTGTTTATTGCGGTGAGTAAAGCAATATCGAAAGAATGTAGCCGACCTTGCATAAAAAAAAGAAGCAATGAACCTTTATTGGGTTCCTGCTTCTTGTCCTTAATACAACTCAATTTCCGTTACGCATTCCACATGTTTAGACTTTCGTTCACCACATTACTTTTACCAGTAATTATCTATAAAAGGATTTCTTCCCAATTAGGTGGTTGTCCAACTTAAGCTTATTACAAAGTAATGGGTATAATCTAAATAGTTTTATTCTCTCAAAAAGATCTGTTATTCTCTCTATTTTCCTTTTTCAATAATTGACTCCAATCTTTCAATTAGGTCTTTGAGATTAATAAGGTTAACTAACGCTAAAAGCAATTTTAGAAGTCGCTTTCTTTCTAGAGGAACGTGCTTTACTAAATCTTTACGTTGTTTTCGAAGTTGTTCTAATAAACTTACTATTTTTTCTATTAATGCTTCGATTTTTTCTTCTAGTTGTTTACGAATTTTTCTAAGAACATCTAGGTCAATTAAGTGTGGTAAAGTTTGTTCTCTATTGATCTTCAATAAAGATTCTATGTCAAGGTGTTTATCTAGCTTTGGTTTTATTAGATGACCT
This window encodes:
- a CDS encoding ABC transporter substrate-binding protein, giving the protein MKKSIQLFVLMIATVFFLVACGSSNDTSSGSVATEPDEEVGSGETNGDTEILGEPEVTDITLRLNWRFKGEFSPFYVAVEKGIFEKYGLNVEVLEGNGSTNTMQAIAQGQDDFGVTSTVEPSQGIAEGMPIRMIATYTTRSPIIIASHPETPVETPKDLEGKRIAMSIASTFTNIYPFFLESNGVDDSAVTPVQVESSARNGLFLNKEVDAVAIFSSNEYPIFEKELGVELTPLYLADFGYDLAGLSIIGNTRFLDGNPNTTKRFLAALDEAFAYTFENKEEAVAIVKDLFPEAVDEEIVLLQIELFEEIAAFDDVPYGYMSEQNMIDTLDILEVSSLISERYELERYYTNEYFMAE
- a CDS encoding amidohydrolase, translating into MTFSGWMNYHAHIDKGFLSPTYVYKDAPAPVRAEWTREAKMLMTKDEIKQAANFALEKMYKYQTAYVRTHVDVDPLFELRAIEALLEVQQEWKDRIVIDLIAFNQEGFDRFPETEVLLKEALTMGVNGIGGHTSMDQSGRGHIDKILSLAETTDIDWIEFHTDETGRPDDFNLPYLAKRVTEEQLGEKVTAIHCCSLANVDDDLAIDTIAAVAHSGMTVTTCPTAIATRSLTRVKELAAAGVKIQLGSDNLRDYFNPLGSGNMLQYGQLLAYVSRFYEPQEINQIISWLKTAPNHPRVKQALNQVANHFKLEEGLTNTELLAEAIIEERNSFLLRKN
- a CDS encoding ring-opening amidohydrolase, with translation MNYQLIRCDMEHPGDVSKLEKLLTENVIEAQNIKAVIAQTEGDGYARGYATLAFQVLLSEKLGISYQEVFDTIPMMMIGKTGGLMTPHYTLFIEKEDEKPSTGDKRFAFGVADTRVLEKDEIGTLTQLDLVTEAVEKAMKAAGIESIEDVKCVEVKCPWGVGGSRAKAASALGSAVALKEIDREGITEASINEDHSLYSLKTSVSAGQEQVAVRIIVMGNSSSSTSDLYIGAGVMKDALDLEGLVESFQDAGLDCISFLTEEQKDQIVQVFVNAGADAIGEVRGRRHTMHSDALAMHSGILAKAVANAVVGSLIGETRILCSAGSEHQGPQGSNLVAPIIRVGGIR
- a CDS encoding ABC transporter ATP-binding protein; the protein is MSTKLALSHVEKIFNTKTGSVQALRSIHLAVEPGEFVSVVGPSGCGKSTIMRIIAGLDKPTSGKVHINDKPLKKIAEGAAVVFQKDVLLAWRTILENVLFPLEVKGLTWFDRPNRQTNKSKAMDLLEAVGLKGFEDKYPHELSGGMRQRVSICRALIQDPKLLLMDEPFGALDALTREQMMYDLLKLSNKYGFTTIFITHSIEEAVFLSNRVVVMSERPGTILKEIPIELPVPRNGDSRLHPEFSKQVGVIRSIFKTQGILAEA
- a CDS encoding ABC transporter permease, yielding MQTKPEVDVINQSYKKEKRKIHLPQSLWATLTLVGLLSIWQFLTSLLEIPRYILPSPVDIIGRFITDFHMLFNHSLTTLTEVLLGFGLSLVIGVPLAVSIVYSRYLANSLYPILIGIQCIPMVSIAPILVIWFGYGLTTKVILACLISFFPIVINSVVGFRSLDKDMHDLGKSIGISEWKIFFYLRLPNALPHLFGGFKVGITLAVVGAIVGEFVASERGLGYLQLTANARLDTPLVFATLLTLAIIGMLLFFFVHLMEKVFMPWYHANKAGGGK
- a CDS encoding ZIP family metal transporter, whose product is MWNALFWGTLAASATLFGAILALKFSIPKRIIGYIMALGTGALIGATTYELLEESLEISGFKEVAIGFLGGALLFTILDYFISHKGGGHERKRVDRKLIKDSEQQEVGKTSGMGIFIGSVMDTLPESAIIGMSLIGGESVSLALVVSVFISNIPEGLSSTVGLRQSGFSKKKIIVMWSLVVFFSALSALAGATLLEAASNSIKAIVSCLAGGAIIAMLASTMMPEAYKEGGPTVGFVTAIGVFISLWLHYI